From one Lentimicrobiaceae bacterium genomic stretch:
- a CDS encoding alpha/beta fold hydrolase, producing the protein MKLFFREYGQGEPIIILHGLFGLSDNWVTIARRIAEKFHVFIPDQRNHGQSLHSDTFNYFALSADLQEFIEENQLRNPVLIGHSMGGKVAMQFALESAEMVKKLVVIDISPGSYPVRSMHMDMVNAMLSVDLSKMSSRSEIEKIIAEKIADERIRLFIMKNLYRINLEAFAWRPNLKAIVANLEDISEQIAGNGKFEKPTLFIKGEKSDYVLDKDEELIYKLFPLAEIKTVEKAGHWVHADAPVALCHILSNFLGRECLLEG; encoded by the coding sequence TCTGTCCGACAATTGGGTAACCATTGCAAGACGCATTGCCGAAAAATTTCATGTTTTTATTCCCGATCAGCGAAATCACGGACAGTCGCTGCACAGCGATACGTTTAACTATTTTGCACTTTCTGCGGATTTGCAGGAGTTTATTGAAGAAAACCAGTTGAGAAATCCAGTACTCATCGGACATTCCATGGGCGGAAAAGTAGCAATGCAATTTGCGCTTGAGAGCGCGGAAATGGTAAAAAAACTTGTGGTTATTGACATCAGTCCGGGAAGTTATCCAGTAAGAAGCATGCATATGGATATGGTAAACGCCATGCTTTCAGTGGATTTAAGTAAAATGTCTTCACGCAGTGAAATTGAAAAAATTATTGCTGAAAAAATTGCAGACGAAAGAATCCGCTTGTTTATCATGAAAAATCTGTACAGGATCAACTTAGAAGCTTTTGCCTGGCGACCCAACTTAAAAGCGATTGTAGCGAATCTGGAAGATATTTCCGAACAAATTGCCGGAAATGGAAAATTTGAAAAACCGACCCTGTTTATTAAAGGAGAGAAGTCGGATTATGTTTTGGATAAAGATGAGGAATTGATCTACAAGTTATTTCCTTTAGCGGAAATAAAAACCGTCGAAAAGGCTGGTCATTGGGTGCATGCCGATGCACCAGTTGCCTTATGCCACATATTGAGTAATTTTCTGGGCAGGGAATGTTTACTTGAAGGATAA
- a CDS encoding GtrA family protein → MYELLTREFLIKFLKFGVVGFSGVFVDFGTTAVGKEIVKIPKFIANAIGFSVAASTNYFLNRHWTFNSQNPDIAVEFGEFFLISMIGLAINTLILWLIVTKLNKNFYFSKLFAIAVVTVWNFFANAFFTFV, encoded by the coding sequence ATGTACGAATTGTTGACAAGAGAGTTTTTGATCAAATTTTTAAAATTCGGAGTAGTGGGCTTTTCCGGCGTTTTTGTGGACTTCGGCACTACTGCCGTGGGAAAAGAAATTGTAAAAATTCCCAAGTTTATCGCCAATGCCATCGGTTTTTCGGTGGCTGCCTCCACCAACTACTTTCTGAATCGCCATTGGACGTTCAACAGTCAGAATCCTGATATCGCCGTTGAGTTTGGCGAATTTTTTCTCATTTCCATGATCGGTTTAGCTATCAACACACTCATCCTTTGGCTGATAGTAACCAAATTGAATAAAAATTTCTATTTTTCCAAGCTTTTTGCCATTGCCGTGGTTACCGTTTGGAATTTTTTCGCAAATGCTTTTTTTACTTTCGTATAA
- a CDS encoding M20/M25/M40 family metallo-hydrolase, whose protein sequence is MKKIIYLILFLFVFSHLQTYAQHKATITSAELKTDVYFLASDSLKGRKPGTPESKVAANYILNGLVQSGTKPLCENGFQPFDLITNVQAGKNNMLLFGNFKGIAGKDFIPLSFSANATLSAPVVFAGFGFDADFDSIHLHDYQNMDVKSKWVMMLRGEPDPDNPHSLFGSLSSERAKVLTAKDKGAAGVIFVSGSKFEENDRLTSLSYDMSASDAGLPVINIKRIVADSLLKNSGVTIAQLESDLTLTIKSNSFELQTILTAQTEVIPRKVQAQNIVAWIKGKDKKLCNEYIVIGAHYDHLGMGGANSGSRIPDTVAVHNGADDNASGVAAVLELAGKLAKAKLKRSVIFVLFDAEEMGLIGSKYFVKNSPVPLPQIKAMINVDMLGRFKKDTKTISVSGTGTAAEMDSLLNIAEKGRTFTIGRTTEGYGPSDHATFYSENIPVLYFTTGAHDDYHTPADDADKLDYNDEALICNMIADISLIFANMEKSLSFHEAGPKAQPEGGRRFKVTLGIVPDFTSSENKGLRVDGVRKGGPAERGGIKKGDIIIAIDGQIVSNIYDYMTRLTKLKHGQTIIVEVLRNNKKEVLLILL, encoded by the coding sequence ATGAAAAAAATCATCTATTTAATACTATTCCTGTTTGTATTTAGTCATCTGCAAACGTATGCGCAGCATAAAGCTACCATTACCTCTGCCGAGTTGAAAACAGATGTGTATTTTCTTGCTTCCGACTCACTCAAGGGTCGTAAGCCCGGAACCCCGGAAAGCAAAGTTGCAGCCAACTATATTTTAAACGGTTTGGTGCAAAGTGGTACAAAGCCTTTGTGTGAGAATGGTTTCCAACCTTTTGACCTCATCACTAATGTGCAAGCCGGCAAAAACAACATGCTTTTGTTCGGCAATTTTAAAGGAATTGCAGGCAAAGATTTCATTCCTCTATCCTTTTCTGCCAATGCCACACTTTCTGCTCCGGTTGTTTTTGCCGGTTTTGGTTTTGATGCCGATTTTGACAGTATTCATTTACACGACTATCAAAATATGGATGTAAAAAGCAAATGGGTGATGATGCTTCGTGGCGAACCGGATCCGGACAATCCTCACAGCTTGTTTGGCTCCCTGAGTTCCGAAAGAGCAAAAGTGCTTACCGCAAAAGATAAAGGTGCTGCCGGAGTGATATTTGTAAGCGGCAGCAAATTTGAAGAGAATGACAGACTAACCTCTCTTTCCTACGACATGTCTGCTTCCGATGCCGGTTTGCCAGTGATCAATATCAAAAGGATAGTTGCCGACAGTTTATTAAAAAATTCCGGGGTTACCATTGCCCAACTGGAAAGCGATCTTACACTAACCATTAAGTCTAATTCTTTTGAATTACAGACTATTTTAACCGCTCAAACGGAAGTAATTCCCCGGAAAGTACAGGCACAAAACATTGTTGCCTGGATAAAAGGAAAGGATAAGAAACTTTGCAACGAATATATTGTGATTGGTGCACATTACGACCATCTTGGAATGGGAGGTGCAAATTCCGGATCCAGAATTCCGGATACGGTAGCCGTTCATAATGGTGCCGACGACAATGCTTCCGGAGTAGCTGCCGTATTGGAACTTGCCGGTAAATTGGCTAAAGCTAAATTGAAACGTAGTGTAATCTTTGTGCTTTTTGATGCGGAAGAGATGGGATTGATTGGGTCTAAATATTTTGTAAAAAATTCCCCGGTTCCTCTTCCTCAGATAAAAGCAATGATTAATGTGGATATGCTGGGCAGGTTTAAAAAGGATACCAAAACCATCTCGGTAAGCGGAACGGGTACTGCTGCTGAAATGGACTCACTACTCAACATTGCTGAAAAGGGAAGGACTTTTACCATTGGCAGAACCACCGAAGGTTACGGTCCTTCCGACCATGCAACTTTTTACAGCGAAAATATCCCGGTTTTATACTTTACTACCGGTGCTCACGACGATTATCATACCCCTGCTGATGATGCCGATAAGTTGGACTACAACGATGAAGCATTGATTTGCAATATGATAGCAGACATTTCCCTTATTTTTGCCAACATGGAAAAATCTCTCTCTTTCCATGAAGCAGGCCCAAAAGCTCAACCCGAAGGAGGAAGAAGGTTTAAAGTTACCCTTGGCATTGTTCCCGACTTCACTTCTTCCGAAAACAAAGGTCTGCGTGTGGATGGTGTAAGAAAAGGTGGCCCTGCAGAGCGGGGTGGAATAAAAAAAGGAGACATTATAATAGCCATTGACGGACAGATAGTTTCTAATATTTACGATTACATGACCCGCCTTACGAAACTGAAACATGGGCAAACCATCATAGTGGAGGTACTTCGCAACAACAAAAAAGAAGTATTACTTATACTGTTATAA
- a CDS encoding CotH kinase family protein translates to MKKILYFVVFLVAQLFPIVLNAQGLVINEIMSANNNTIADEDGDYEDWIELYNETNEIINLAGYSLSDKISSPTKWTFTNYLLEPGTYLLVFASGKDRHTLPYFHTNFSIKAEGEDVLLSSPQGEIISHYNAVSLTENNSYGCRTDGLLNNLVLFKGSTPESTNNFQQELNSMDSLTFSKPQGFYTSNFNLVITHTKPEAIIRYTLNGSDPTPQSPVFISPLLIKNCENDPNGISMIPTNPLDLPYHEFVWKEPRNNVLKAITLKVRSFIDTIAVSDVFTQTYIVHPNIFTKYANFAVASLVTDSLCLFDYATGIYIPGLYHDLDPTWYFWYGTGNYFQKGDNWERPANLTFFEGSGSLAFQQNVGIRINGGGTRVFPQKTLRIYARNTYGQSNINYKLFPEKNITKYKHFLFSNNGQDFVNSTINDIVSYCIVKELDIEVQSYRPSVLFINGEFWGIHSIRDRLDKYYLEYTKNINPDNVDIIENYREVVEGDTLQYTAMLDYLKNHDITQQAVYDSVSSLIDINNYIDYNICKQFLSSTDWPGNNVCFWKERSPGHKWRWMIYDNNFALLNYEENTIEISTVAGGPPWPNPDWSTFLLRTLLQNEIFKQQYLQRFEYHLLNTFHPKKILHYIDSLSALIQPVLPEHISRWSYPQSFNYWQEQLTIMKEFALKRGCYVRQFLIEHFNIADSTYAEGACLLNIPKLTKDIVKIYVADNMVHVNMPMELHGDIYILNMLGQKILYQPVGGQNNYQFPINGVKGCYIVRIIVNGDSYSQKIVF, encoded by the coding sequence ATGAAAAAAATATTGTATTTTGTTGTTTTTTTGGTTGCACAATTATTTCCAATTGTATTAAACGCACAGGGGCTGGTTATTAATGAAATCATGTCGGCAAACAATAATACCATTGCCGATGAAGATGGGGATTACGAAGACTGGATTGAACTGTACAACGAAACCAACGAAATAATTAATCTTGCAGGTTACTCTCTTTCCGACAAGATAAGTTCTCCAACAAAATGGACTTTTACCAACTATCTACTCGAACCAGGCACCTATTTACTTGTGTTTGCTTCCGGAAAAGACAGACATACACTTCCATATTTCCATACCAATTTTTCTATTAAAGCAGAAGGAGAAGATGTTTTACTCAGCAGTCCACAGGGAGAAATAATCTCTCATTATAATGCTGTTTCTTTGACGGAAAATAATAGTTATGGTTGCCGAACGGATGGTCTTTTGAACAATCTTGTGCTTTTTAAAGGTTCTACTCCTGAGAGTACCAATAATTTTCAGCAAGAGCTAAATAGCATGGACAGTTTGACTTTTTCAAAGCCTCAAGGGTTTTATACCAGCAATTTCAATTTGGTCATTACCCACACTAAGCCCGAAGCAATTATCCGCTACACACTCAATGGCAGCGATCCTACTCCGCAATCGCCCGTTTTTATTTCTCCTTTGCTTATTAAAAATTGTGAAAATGATCCCAATGGAATATCAATGATTCCAACCAACCCATTAGATTTGCCTTATCATGAATTTGTGTGGAAAGAACCGCGAAATAATGTTTTAAAAGCTATAACTTTAAAAGTGCGTTCTTTTATCGATACCATTGCTGTTTCTGATGTTTTTACCCAAACATATATTGTTCACCCCAATATTTTTACCAAATACGCCAATTTTGCCGTAGCCTCTCTGGTTACTGATTCGCTTTGTTTATTTGACTATGCAACCGGTATTTATATCCCTGGTTTGTATCACGACCTTGATCCCACTTGGTATTTTTGGTATGGTACCGGAAATTATTTCCAAAAAGGAGACAATTGGGAACGTCCGGCTAATCTTACTTTTTTTGAGGGTAGTGGTTCTTTAGCTTTTCAGCAAAATGTTGGAATCAGAATAAATGGAGGAGGTACAAGAGTTTTTCCACAAAAGACTCTACGAATATATGCAAGAAATACTTATGGGCAAAGTAATATTAATTATAAATTGTTCCCTGAAAAGAACATAACAAAATATAAACACTTTCTGTTTTCAAACAACGGACAAGATTTTGTTAACTCAACTATAAATGATATTGTTTCTTATTGTATTGTGAAAGAATTGGATATAGAAGTTCAATCATACAGACCTTCTGTTTTATTCATCAATGGGGAATTTTGGGGAATACATAGTATAAGAGATAGGCTTGATAAGTATTATCTTGAATATACAAAAAATATTAACCCTGATAATGTTGATATTATTGAAAACTACCGGGAAGTTGTGGAAGGTGATACTCTTCAATATACCGCTATGCTTGATTACTTAAAAAATCATGATATCACCCAACAAGCGGTTTACGATTCGGTTTCTTCCTTGATAGATATTAATAATTATATTGATTATAATATTTGTAAGCAATTTTTATCTTCCACTGACTGGCCAGGTAATAATGTCTGTTTCTGGAAAGAACGAAGCCCGGGACACAAATGGCGTTGGATGATTTATGATAATAATTTTGCTTTGTTAAATTATGAGGAAAATACTATTGAAATTTCTACAGTAGCGGGAGGTCCTCCCTGGCCTAATCCTGACTGGTCAACTTTTCTGTTAAGGACACTGCTTCAAAATGAAATTTTTAAACAACAATATTTGCAAAGATTTGAATACCATTTATTAAATACTTTCCATCCAAAAAAAATCCTTCATTATATTGATAGCTTATCTGCACTTATCCAGCCTGTTCTTCCCGAACACATTTCCAGATGGAGCTACCCTCAAAGTTTTAATTATTGGCAAGAGCAACTAACAATAATGAAAGAATTTGCCTTAAAGCGTGGCTGTTATGTCCGCCAGTTTCTTATCGAACACTTTAATATTGCCGATTCAACTTATGCAGAAGGTGCTTGTTTATTGAATATACCAAAACTGACTAAAGACATTGTGAAAATTTATGTGGCAGATAATATGGTACATGTAAATATGCCTATGGAATTACACGGAGACATATATATACTCAATATGCTTGGACAAAAAATACTCTATCAACCGGTAGGTGGACAAAACAATTATCAGTTCCCGATAAACGGGGTAAAAGGCTGTTATATAGTCCGGATAATAGTGAACGGGGACTCATATAGCCAAAAAATTGTATTCTAA
- a CDS encoding DUF4340 domain-containing protein, protein MKKNKKIIIITLLLLLVATALILSDKTFTIQKALRDFAVDDTASITKIFLADKRDNMVTLTKVSPGEWKVNNKFTARKEGIDILLKTILNVSVREPIAKSAHNTVVKLLATRSVKVEIYQKVFRIHIGKLRLFEHEKRTKCYYVGDATMDNQGTFMIMDKSSQPFVCYLPHLRGFLTTRYTAKEDDWRDHSIFPLKPQEVTFLEIRFSETPKQSFRVTHRPGTDQFTFTDYNNKQLLDFDIPKVVDLFTTISTLKFEALLNNVVPVEIRDSILLCTPLHTITLHDKFNKEYVLQTFHKPPRFDDETNSAGVPLQFDPDRMYAYSVWSNDLLLIQFYAFESFLKPAAFYQLSGK, encoded by the coding sequence ATGAAGAAAAACAAGAAAATTATAATAATTACTTTATTACTATTATTAGTTGCTACTGCTCTTATACTGAGCGACAAGACTTTTACCATTCAAAAGGCACTCCGGGATTTTGCCGTTGACGATACCGCTTCAATAACTAAGATATTTTTAGCCGACAAACGCGATAATATGGTTACCCTTACCAAAGTTTCACCCGGTGAATGGAAGGTAAATAATAAATTTACCGCCCGTAAAGAGGGAATAGACATTCTGCTAAAAACAATACTAAACGTAAGTGTAAGAGAACCTATTGCCAAATCAGCTCATAACACTGTGGTAAAACTGCTGGCTACCCGTTCGGTAAAAGTGGAGATTTACCAGAAAGTATTTCGTATCCACATCGGCAAACTCCGCCTTTTCGAACATGAAAAACGCACCAAATGCTATTATGTGGGAGATGCTACCATGGACAATCAGGGCACCTTTATGATAATGGACAAATCTTCGCAACCCTTTGTTTGCTACTTGCCACATCTGCGGGGTTTTCTTACTACCCGCTACACTGCAAAGGAAGATGACTGGCGCGACCACAGTATTTTCCCATTAAAACCACAGGAAGTTACATTTCTGGAAATTCGTTTTTCGGAAACGCCCAAGCAATCCTTCAGGGTTACGCACCGTCCGGGAACCGACCAGTTTACTTTTACTGATTATAACAATAAGCAACTCCTTGATTTTGACATTCCTAAAGTGGTAGACTTATTTACTACTATCAGCACTTTAAAATTTGAAGCATTGCTCAACAACGTTGTGCCTGTTGAAATCCGTGATTCTATCCTTTTGTGTACTCCGCTTCATACCATTACCTTGCACGATAAGTTCAACAAGGAATATGTTTTACAGACTTTCCATAAGCCGCCCCGCTTTGATGATGAAACCAATAGTGCAGGTGTACCTTTACAATTCGATCCCGACCGTATGTACGCTTACTCCGTGTGGAGCAACGATTTGTTACTTATTCAGTTTTATGCGTTCGAAAGTTTTCTGAAACCCGCTGCATTTTACCAGCTTTCGGGAAAATAA
- the gldG gene encoding gliding motility-associated ABC transporter substrate-binding protein GldG: KNNLFQLGMYLLIVILINIIGSFLFTRFDLTAEKRYSLSPATKTMLKELDDIVFFRVYLDGEFPAGFKRLKNETKEMLDEFRAYSNNIEYEFINPSESGNSKERNDTYQLLVERGLNPTNLQVKTKESNSQQIIFPGALVSYKNHEVPLQLLISQMGISSEQIINNSVKQLEYNIINAIRKLAVREKPKIAFIEGHGELDKMQVYDITNALSEFYTVERVKIDEKVFSLTKRDSTKDGKIHVRNLYKAIIIAKPDSVFSEKDKFIIDQFIMRGGKVLWLIDPVSASMDSLQNTSQTMGIANEINLEDQLFNYGVRLNNNLLMDLTCLPISMVTGMIGNQPQISLFPWYYFPAVFSQSEHPVVNNLNAVKFEFASSLDTVGTSDIKKTILLTTSKYTKIVNTPALIDLEICRNEPDESQFNSSSQPVAILLEGKFESFYRNRIPPALADNKYLSFVEYGEPSAMMVISDGDVIKNQFLRTQGTPLPLGYDQDTRQSFGNKDLILNIMNYFCDDSGLLATRTREVQLRLLDSSRIENEGSYWKLLNVIVPILLVGIFGWIQFLFRKRKYTR; encoded by the coding sequence GGAAAAACAACCTTTTTCAATTAGGAATGTATTTACTTATCGTCATTCTTATCAACATCATAGGTTCGTTTCTCTTTACCCGGTTCGATCTTACTGCCGAAAAAAGGTACTCGCTTTCCCCGGCAACTAAAACGATGTTAAAAGAGCTTGACGATATAGTTTTCTTCAGGGTGTACCTTGACGGGGAATTTCCGGCAGGTTTCAAACGATTGAAAAATGAAACTAAGGAAATGTTAGACGAATTCAGGGCATACAGCAACAATATTGAGTATGAATTTATCAATCCTTCGGAAAGCGGAAACAGCAAAGAAAGAAACGATACTTACCAGCTTTTGGTAGAAAGGGGGCTTAATCCTACCAATTTACAGGTAAAAACAAAAGAAAGCAATTCGCAGCAGATTATCTTTCCAGGGGCTTTAGTAAGCTATAAAAACCACGAAGTTCCCCTGCAACTACTTATTTCCCAAATGGGCATATCATCCGAACAAATCATCAATAACTCCGTAAAACAACTGGAATATAACATAATTAACGCTATCCGAAAACTGGCTGTCCGCGAAAAGCCTAAAATTGCTTTCATTGAAGGACATGGTGAACTTGACAAAATGCAGGTGTATGATATTACCAACGCACTGAGTGAGTTTTACACAGTAGAACGAGTAAAAATCGATGAAAAAGTTTTTAGCCTTACTAAACGCGATAGCACAAAAGACGGGAAAATACACGTAAGAAATCTTTACAAAGCTATTATCATCGCCAAACCCGATTCCGTTTTCAGCGAAAAGGACAAATTTATTATTGACCAGTTTATCATGCGTGGAGGGAAGGTTCTGTGGCTGATTGACCCGGTGAGTGCCAGCATGGATAGTCTGCAAAATACCAGTCAAACCATGGGCATTGCCAACGAAATTAATCTTGAAGACCAGCTTTTTAATTATGGGGTCAGATTAAACAATAATTTGTTGATGGACCTTACCTGTCTTCCTATTTCGATGGTTACCGGAATGATAGGTAACCAGCCGCAAATCAGCCTGTTCCCCTGGTATTATTTCCCGGCAGTTTTTTCGCAAAGCGAGCACCCCGTGGTAAATAATCTCAATGCCGTTAAATTTGAATTTGCGAGCAGCCTCGATACGGTAGGAACAAGCGACATAAAAAAAACCATTCTTCTTACTACCTCAAAATACACCAAAATAGTCAATACACCAGCCCTGATTGACCTCGAAATTTGCCGTAACGAGCCTGACGAAAGCCAGTTCAACAGTTCTTCTCAACCTGTGGCTATTCTGCTCGAAGGGAAATTTGAATCTTTTTACCGCAACCGTATTCCACCTGCACTCGCCGACAACAAATACCTCAGCTTTGTTGAATATGGCGAACCTTCTGCAATGATGGTAATTTCCGATGGCGATGTCATCAAAAACCAGTTTCTGCGTACACAGGGGACGCCTCTTCCTTTAGGCTATGACCAGGATACACGACAATCATTTGGCAATAAAGATTTGATATTGAATATTATGAATTATTTTTGCGATGATTCCGGTTTGCTGGCAACCCGTACCCGTGAAGTCCAACTACGCCTGCTTGATAGCTCCCGGATAGAAAACGAAGGCTCCTATTGGAAATTGCTGAATGTTATTGTTCCCATTTTGCTGGTAGGTATTTTCGGATGGATACAATTTCTGTTTCGAAAAAGAAAATATACGCGGTAA